The genome window ATTTAAATGTGCCATGGCCAGTTTAACATcttctgaatatataatattttcagaaGTTGATAACCTCtgtatatgttttgtttagataaataacaaattaagcAACAACAAAAGTTATACTACAAGCTATCAGAGACATAAACAATTGGTGAACCTGAtcctgaaaacaaaaaattatcgataaaaatattaagacaaATAGCACAAACAATTTTGTTGCAAAACTTACATGGGTTGAAATATAAGTTCTAAATCCTTATTGCCCTTTACGTTGGGGAAAAATTGCCGGGGCACTACTGGCTTCATGAAGTGGCCTAGTGACATTAAATGTCTAGCTGgactctatataatattagaaaatagtAAGATAGACTTGTTTAATTAACATGTTAATATAtgggtaataaataataataattgaatggatgtattagtatagtattattttatctgtagtTATGtagttaacatttttaaataaatattcaaacaaagccaataaaatacagtggatttacctcctccttttttgaagtcggttgaaaatatatgatcgtttgagtaatttttataagtttcaaGTCGGGTAAAAGAAGTTATTTAATTGAGACAGTTACTATACAGCGTAGATTTAAAGCATTggcaaacaaaatttattattatatcttagttttataagaattaaataaagaaaactttaCCGCGTCGCCTTTCGCAAAAAGGCGACATGCCAAGAACAAGGTTACATATTTAGTGTGTCTAATTAGATCGCGCAAGTACCACCGCGCGTGAGGCTCCATTATCGGAGACATGATACCAGCCAATATCTGTAAAGAAAAGTAAGTTTTCACCAACAGAACTTTCTTAATAaatggaaaagaaaaataacaactaAATTAACATTACCACCACCTTTGACACCTTTTTACATAAGCAAGAACAAATGCACAGTCTGGGAGATGCGAGTACTTAGAGAATTAAtctatactttaatattataaagctgaagagtttgcttgtttgttcgtttaaacgcactaatctcaggaactactggtccgatatgaaaaattatttcagtgttagatagcccatttattgaggaaggctataagctatataagtATCACGGGCAAAtccggggcggactgctaatatttgataaagtcactatatatagtttataccagctgtgccccgcggttttacgcACGTAGTACCGGTTGTAGTGTAAGtatatacatgttatataccctaaagccttcctcaataaatggtctACCTAACACTGAAAGCATTTTTCAAATCTGACCAGTGGTTGCttagattagcgcgttcaatcaaacaaacaaacttttcagttttataatatacttgctgcgccccgcggtttcacccgcgtaagtccgtataccgtaggagtatcgggataaaaatttgcctatatgttattccagttgtccagctgtctacttaccaaatttcattgcgatcggttcagtactttttgcgtgaaagagcaacaaacacacacacatccttacaaactttcgcatttataatattagtaggaggaTAATGAAAATTCTCGGATTAACTTACCGCAGCATCAGTCCCATATTTGTGAGGTTCAGGCAGCAAATCATATTGGGCTCTCACTATAGTATTCTCATCTAAAGGTCTGTAAAAACAAGATGTAATTTACATTGCAgtcaatttcaaaataaccaATGAGATAggaaattcttaaatataaataaatattgttggaAAAAGTTTGGAGtcttcaaaaataaatctaagtttatttttgaagACTCCAAATTTTAGGTCATACGTAATGCAGTTTCTCATATTAGTATTGTGTGTCCATATTTTCGTCAAAACAAACCAGCCTTTcctttttactgttttttattttattaatgcaaaATGTGTCCGTTTTGTGTACTTGTAATAagcagataatataatttgcttacgtaacaaaataaaaatcatacccAAGTATAATAAGACCGATCGGCTGATTCTGGCTTAGGAGAACAAAGGATGACAGAATCCTTATAACAAAGCTGTCGTGCAACAGATCCAACAGTTCATGCTTTCTTGGAGAATGTTCTAGAACCTCCGTCACGCTGGGCACGTCGTACGGTTCAGCCGCACGTACACGTACATCtcttgaaaaatatatcatcataAGCCTGCACAccttttcattaaataaaatattttactccttataattatagtgggaacatattatatgattacGAAGATGATgaaaattgaagaaaaaacaggaataattaagatttaaaaaagacacaagaaatataatttgaaacaaataattattattttacacaaaatacggttttattttatgttacagtgggcaaccgagctggttCTTCTAATGGTATGCAACCATCGCCGTCCGTGAACATTTGCAACTGTAATATTCTCCAAATTCGTTGTCCACTCTGGAGGGAtgagaaaaggattgacgatatgaataaagaaatggactaggaaggttgaggaaaagaaaactcctccggctcctccactcatCACACAAAATACAGTAGCATTTGCGTGCTACTATTTTACGCTGATCTGTGGTGGTttggtaccttccccggtgctaGCTAGACCAActcgtaccgaagcgtgctggactaccacaataaatatggtgtgataaaattatgaatgtggccatatttaatttttaattatcttaccCTCTGACGGAGTTGATGTGAGCCACGTAGAGTGTTTCGTTGATAAACCTCATCCGATAACTATGCGGTGTCACAagctgaaaatattttcaatattaatctAGTTATTGCTTTACACAGGGTAAAATTAACCCACATTTCCTATACGTATCATAGTTGCATGGagtttttagtaaataaacttaacttaactttattataaaaagctCTATGGttcatatcaatttaattatccaTTTATTGTATCGATcagtaaaaaacattttacgttaataaaatctaaatattattgatatactaAGAATTTACTAAGATTATGTCaagcaattttaaaactaaacgatcataatataaattacacaatagAAATTTTAGATACCGTGAAATGGTCCAACAGGGGAAAGCTCGTATGACTTGTAGGTAAGCAAATAATGCAGTAATCTCTATTCGGAAATAGTTCGTAAGCCGCTTGCAACATATCGAAACCATAccttaaatgtatataaaatatgtggaTACGTTATGAAGGTTAGTAAcgaaaaatgcaataataagAGAAATTTGTGTTAATAAGTGTAGGTAACTATCGGGGGACTTCATTATAAAGCAAAAGATAAATGAACCATccgaagaaaataattttataagaaccAGTTGTTCCTAAAATGTACTCgtgcaaataaagaataaaacaatCTCTTCATAAATATGTACCTTTCGTCATAATCTTGGTGCATAGCAAACAACTCAAGCAGAAAGGCATTAGGGGCACCGATATAACGCGTCGGCTGAGGCGGTCTGGCAGGAGGGCTTATAAGAAATTccgcttaaaaataaaatcacatgtatgcatatttttttttcttcttttattcaAAGTAGGTAAGTATACAgaaaatttcttcaaaatttaattaattttgtgcaATGCTTTATAACctcataaaacaaatagacaATCTACAAAAggattatttttcaaatactcACAAGTTCTCTTGCCTTTGTCTtgatctaaatatttattatcgtaAAAAGATTCCCTTCTATGAGATTTAGTACTATCATCAGTGCTGAAAAATATCAGATAATGTATGATCAacttaattgaataaacaaatattctttGATATACTCAACGGCTTTTAGGATTGCCTCGATATTTGCTTCACTAGTCGCACGAAGGTTTAATTGCACCATAATTTAACTACTTACGTCTTACAAACAAAACCTAAATACGAACAAACCTGATGCCCagattttcataaaagaaCTTGGGAACTTTCAACAAATCGTGgtcaatattaacaatatcgTATTCCACTTCCTCCGGTTCGTCTTGGAAGAAATTGAGAACATCTAATTGTGAATAGGGACCCGGTTGTGCAGCAGGACGAACCTCTTTGTCCTtatcaaactttttaaattcatcatcatcaaataTCCAAGTCACCTATATTgtgataatgaattaaaagaaaattaatgtgTCAATTAAAGTAAGTAGTCAAAGTAGAGTACAAATTGTAAGTCTTGTAGATACAGCGTATTATTATAGCTTACCCTTGATTTAACGTCCTTAGAAGTAGCGCTTGTAAAAGAAGCCTCCTTCTTCGGCTCTTTATTTTCGTCCAGTAtgctaaaaaatatacaattttacctgcaccattttaaaattgttaacaaaatgctttaattaaaatgatttctcCTAATATTAATCCTACAATCCAAAGGTTCAttgcaaacaaattttaacgCCCGTAAGTTAACTACgaaaatttactaataaataactacagTTCAAACAGTCTTCTTTTCTTAGTCTCTCCTATAAACCAATAGGATTGCGAACGGacgaacaaaatatttatattaatgcttAACTAACCTAATGTTAGAGACCACAGTCTGTTTCTCAGGATTAATAATGCGTTCCAAACGTTTCAAACCAGCGAAAGGAGAAAGTTCAAAGCTTTCTTCCAACTCctcgtaatttatttgtgtgttcAAACACATTACTCCAACGGCTACTTCTTTGTGCttaaaccaaataaatatacctataatcTCATGTgatatgattcttttttctaCATATTTCTGGTGAATAAGAAAATTTCACCATTGCCCATAATTGCAGCTTAAGAGGTGCTCTAGATACCTAGCCAACCACTTATGAACATATTAGCTCTATTCTTGAAAGTTCCAATATTACAATTTGCAAGTACCTCACACACAAGTAACACTCGTTCAGACTCCGGGTGGCGAGAGATAAGCTCACTGACGTAGAAATCACCATAAAGTTCGCGGAGGCGTGTGGATTGACGCTCTATTATTGGCACTATATCGTCATTGTCTTCTTcactagtatttaatatgtgtataaGATACTGTTATTGAATttgcgtaattttattaatagattatttataatggtaTCATATCATTTCTGTCAATCTATGATAAATACTCCATCTTAGGCGGTTAATAGGATCAGATATTTAGCATAATATATTCAgacaactataaaaaaaaattaattaacaagcatatacctacatacagattttttatgattctttatcTGATATATCATCATGTGAAAtgcttaaaaacaaaaaagcccaaatcaattcaaatctattcaaaaacaacttggtatttattcttttacagAAACAAGACAAAATAACTAACACAGCTCTCCTTATTCTCAATCTAGGGCTGACTTCGTTTCTATCAGCAACCAACAGCGCGGGCAGTTGGTCCCCGGGGACGCCGCGTTCTAAGGCCTGCATTCGTTTGAACGACGCTTCGGAACGAGACTGTCCTGGTACAAGCACTGAAAGggaaaatatcgataaaaaacGATAAACAATGTCTATTGTATATAAAGCTAAActaaataatcttaattttttcattatttacaatatataaataaaatgtgtttatatataataaaatatcgtttgtaaattgatatacttattagatattagatataaacaaaaagtatgtaggtatacgtatattatctacaatggaattataaatattccgCAACAAACCTATAGGTACACAAACTATTCCAATTATCATTtaactgtaaaaataattacttaaaggCCACTTAACTTACAGGGACATTCAACTATGGTTCTCATCATAGCAATatattgtaagtatggatCGTGCATAAACAAAGACTTGAGCATGTTATCCACAAGTTCCCTCGCATAAATTGGATTCCAACAAagcaaatgtaaaaataacgtATTTCTAGAATTCAATTCTACACATCTGCAAAATGTTGAACGCAGGTTAGAAAATCCACTTTAACGTAACTCGTAAAATGTGTTAGTGTAAGGCGTTGGTGAGATAGGAACAACAACAAATTTAGCTTAATTTATTCgttgataaaatacataataattaatatgtaacttAATGGATACTTCTCCATACCGTTCCTGTACTGACTTCAAATACAGAATCAATATCTTTATATGTTCAACAATGAATAgggaaatatataacatacttaTATTTGCTCCATACGAAATCCTCCCAAGCCGCAGGATTGACAGATGGTAACAGCGGATAATCTTTTGCTGATAAAAATCCAACTATAGTACCATTAATATCGAGCTGGCAAATTGATAACACGCAATTTTTTCTGTAAGATTTCGTcgtttaagtaaataaaaatatttatttcatgttggTTTATCGgacaacatattatttaacagaaataattttaataaatggtcTATTTAGTCTAACCACTTACacgatttaaacaaaaaatttgttatctatTCATATACATAGTTTGAGACTCAGAAAAGGGTAGATGAAAAAAGCacaatgaaaaatgtacagCGGTAATGAGTATAaacattcttaatttttagtcCCTTAATATCAATTTACGTTGGTAGGTAAATGACTAGGTCCCGGGAGGAGACAGGGCGCATAGCTACACACTAATACAATTAAACTAAACCTCAATATTGCATCTAATGAGAATccttataaaagtaattatgtactgacaaaatatatttaatatcccAAACATTCTTCACTCGAAAATTCAACGACATAGACTCATTCACCAGAGCCATAATCGCAGGAGCATCTTCCTCCATCGCCAACCGTATACGGCCAAGAGGCACGGCACGAAAAATACGAGAAACCATGTCTATTGTTTCAATTCCATAATTCTATGTAAGAAAAACATTAACCCGTCTTCTTTCAAGTTGACGCACTTGCTTTTATTCCATTGATAATAGAATTATtctgaaagaaaatatattggcAATAATATGAATTGCAGATTAAATCTAGCTGGTAAACCAGTACCTAATAGTACATAGAACGTAAGTACGTTCTATGGATATGGAGCTATAGTAGCTATAGTAATTATAGCAACGTGGtaactgtaaatataattaataatatgaataatctGAACGCCAAAAATGTGTAAATGGTAGACTGCCAATATGCATTAGTTCAGATAAGATTTTACCTTGTAGAATTAATTTTTGGTAATGGTAAAATGGCTTTTGGTGGTAAAATAACTGGTGCTTTAGGTACCCAATTCAAAAATGACTTTCAGTTTACTTGAGCTcgaaacttatattattagctaTCAATGCAGTTAACTTGCCCCTGATTCGTCTTATAGTAAGCGACATcgaccatgaacatttacatAGCGGGCGTCTGCAAATTTGATGCCCACTTCTGAGGTACTTTACAAACGGGTCCTCTTCGATTCTTTCCAGTTCCTTCTAATTACTTCTAGTTGTCCGCTGGTTTATTAGATGTAAAATTAGAAATGATATCTCTAAGAAAATGTCCTCTAAATGGCGTGCTGGGTTCGACACTTACTTTTGATAGCATTAACGCTGGCATTTGTGCATTAAAACAAtcagctttttattattagttcaGCTATCAGCTTTTTACCAAAAGCCAATGgagaaaaaatttttgaaatccatcgagtagttcctgagattcgtgcattaaaataatcagCTTTTAACTATCCGTTCCAAACTATTAGTACATAAGAACAACTATGGTACATAAGAACTTCTATATAATTTGTGAAACATCTTTGGTTTTCTCCTTCAATATTCTTGGTATTATATTTTGGgatcttaaataaaacacattaatagttacgcttatatttatttaatatcttgaAAATTCAAACTTGCTGAATTTTGCAAATAGattaaactaaattgtttgtaaaagCGCTGTCGAACTATACTAATCGAGCTTGCTTAACAAAAGTTCATTGATAACCCAATTTACCGCCTAATATACAgaacacatacaaataaaaataatttatttttggaacTAAACCCTACGAATAGCATCAATAAATAAGATGACTTCATTGTGGATCTCTTTGGGTGAATCGATCGACGCGAGCCAAAGGTAAAGAAATTgaactacataaaaataatattaacaattttaattgtatcaagttaagtattaaatatttacaaacactaagaaaaatataccCACGACCCAAAATAGATTATAGTTAcactaaaactaaaaatattattaagtgctACATCGCACGTTATTCGATAGagcttataataaaacagagaATATAGACAATATGAAAAAACATAGGTTATATTGCTCAATTCAGCACTAGGCGGACAATGCTCACACGTCAAACAAATTTGCGACATAATTTATCCTCTTTCCTTTACtatcgtaattgaaaaatggaaagCCGAGGAggttatttacttataaaaatagtaagtaaagtgtatattatatttcctcTCAcgcataaatatttagatgtaagattaaatatgaattttttaaatcagcgacaaacaaattaaattatttgtgagAAAATAGATTTCCATTGCAATAATTGTAAACTGAACTATGTAATAATTCTACACGTTTATATACAAAGCAAAATATGACGATATTTGTATCGGTAACCTCCATTCGTGATGTACACTTAATATACCTACGATTCCTGATTATGCTtcataaaatgcaatttttaatcaaacttacataaaaatataacttatatctATTTCCGATCTGCATATAACCAATCTATTTTCACACGATTATAATTCCCATTGTAGTGAGATGTCTTTTACgtgtacaaaaatatcattaatattatcattatatattattatttctatctaTATTTCAGTCCCTACGCCAAAGTAAGGCTAGTTTGAAAAAACGCACACattcatgtaaaataatttcaaataaaacttagATATCATCAATCATACATTAAATGATAAactatgattttataattcattttattttatatttcgttaATATATGAGTATCATTGATAGAAATAGCTTTAATATCTTAATCTAGAAGCATTGGACAATATACTAGATTTGTGGAACT of Zerene cesonia ecotype Mississippi chromosome 16, Zerene_cesonia_1.1, whole genome shotgun sequence contains these proteins:
- the LOC119833042 gene encoding cilia- and flagella-associated protein 61-like; this encodes MPALMLSKNYGIETIDMVSRIFRAVPLGRIRLAMEEDAPAIMALVNESMSLNFRVKNVWDIKYILKNCVLSICQLDINGTIVGFLSAKDYPLLPSVNPAAWEDFVWSKYKCVELNSRNTLFLHLLCWNPIYARELVDNMLKSLFMHDPYLQYIAMMRTIVECPLLVPGQSRSEASFKRMQALERGVPGDQLPALLVADRNEVSPRLRIRRAVEEDNDDIVPIIERQSTRLRELYGDFYVSELISRHPESERVLLVCEHKEVAVGVMCLNTQINYEELEESFELSPFAGLKRLERIINPEKQTVVSNISILDENKEPKKEASFTSATSKDVKSRVTWIFDDDEFKKFDKDKEVRPAAQPGPYSQLDVLNFFQDEPEEVEYDIVNIDHDLLKVPKFFYENLGISTDDSTKSHRRESFYDNKYLDQDKGKRTSEFLISPPARPPQPTRYIGAPNAFLLELFAMHQDYDERYGFDMLQAAYELFPNRDYCIICLPTSHTSFPLLDHFTLVTPHSYRMRFINETLYVAHINSVRGDVRVRAAEPYDVPSVTEVLEHSPRKHELLDLLHDSFVIRILSSFVLLSQNQPIGLIILGPLDENTIVRAQYDLLPEPHKYGTDAAILAGIMSPIMEPHARWYLRDLIRHTKYVTLFLACRLFAKGDASPARHLMSLGHFMKPVVPRQFFPNVKGNKDLELIFQPISAPFALWTLERALTSLPRVYVNNNIVVVGASRTGLAFIEHLFMGPTSQYLTFTNITLVSEHGLPTVPDCLRAAETCVPRNGRYTDRYIKSVPFYYYVDVISAVMTQIDRKKKCIHLKDGGMKFYDELVLTCGQQFQHPDYLKEPEPVREVDPTKPCDRLLMDDTRYRPDRVPPPPELPDNVMLINSLEQANNCLRKLQAMIKEAKDSDNCLSEENRIIIYGDYIEAYSCIAALLEMGISSKVLAFVEPFPPEDGTKMRVNCFNNETVDERVQMMLKKLKIQVYRKSHLYGWWQKGNCVETIRLMAPLHAFHLPCFAFFYYGIKAIDVYAFKAINESGLVYDGGLVVGPSFETNDPHVFAAGPCVRYSRKLYADNRQHKYYSSEDIGEALARIFLRKLDPFMTGVNEVESPTSDVVPRFSSSLLAFKDSHASVGNICLLFVFRRWQPVAKFKAPLAQSAILPGPLYYMQLRQPGPEIPMAVKLSLPHQGHTLITDKNENYFRLQVNALHCIEAITCLSKKKFSSESFILLYGKHEAYFNNLLARYKLHLIDDFYDFFSKPWLSALYQESFIDLLRDLHEHEVKTECGQNAELRQAAAAFWQSIGGEHIVTSHLAHYLKRNTVTNPYYAVPEPEFT